The genomic stretch GCATTCGACCATAAATTATTGGATCAATCTGCGGAAAAAATTGTGGAGACGGCGAAACGGACCGGAGCATATGTTTCCGGGCCGATTCCACTTCCGACTGAAAAGAATATTTACACGGTTTTGCGCTCTGTTCATATCGATAAAGATTCGCGTGAACAATTTGAAATGAGAACTCATAAACGGCTGATCGATATCTTAGACCCTAGTTCCAAAACGGTTGATGCTCTGATGCGGCTTGATCTTCCGGCTGGGGTTGACATTGAGATTAAATTATAATGAGCAACGCAAATGGTTTGCCAGTTAGGAGGTGCAAGATATGACCAAAGGAATTTTAGGAAAGAAAATCGGTATGACTCAAATCTTTACTCCCGAAGGTCGCGCCATTCCGGTAACTGTTATTGAGGCTGGTCCTTGTTTTGTTGTTCAAAAAAAGACCTCAGCCAATGACGGTTATGATGCAATTCAGCTGGGATTTGGCGATAAAAAAGAGCGTTTAACGAATAAGCCGATGCTGGGTCATTTTGCAAAAGCGAATGTAAAGCCCGCAAAAATATTGCGCGAATTTAAGGTGGACGCTTCAGAAAATTATGATTTAGGTCAAGAGATCAAAGCTGACATTTTTAGCGAGGGTGAATATGTCGATGTGACCGGCACATCCAAAGGAAAGGGTTTTGCCGGTGTCATCAAACGGTGGAATTTCAATCGCGCGCCGATGGCTCACGGTTCGATGTATCACCGCCGTCCCGGTTCGCTATGTGCTACGGACCCTGCTCGAGTATTTAAAGGCCGGAAGTTGCCGGGCCGTTTGGGTGGAGTCAAAACTACGACTCAGGGATTACAGATTGCGAAGGTTGATTCAAACCGCAATTTATTATTGATTAAAGGTGCTATCCCCGGTGCAAATGGTTCATTCGTAGTTGTTCGTAAGACTGTCAAGCGTGCTAAACAATAAACTGCGGGATAGTTACTTTGGAAGG from Hydrogenispora ethanolica encodes the following:
- the rplC gene encoding 50S ribosomal protein L3 → MTKGILGKKIGMTQIFTPEGRAIPVTVIEAGPCFVVQKKTSANDGYDAIQLGFGDKKERLTNKPMLGHFAKANVKPAKILREFKVDASENYDLGQEIKADIFSEGEYVDVTGTSKGKGFAGVIKRWNFNRAPMAHGSMYHRRPGSLCATDPARVFKGRKLPGRLGGVKTTTQGLQIAKVDSNRNLLLIKGAIPGANGSFVVVRKTVKRAKQ
- the rpsJ gene encoding 30S ribosomal protein S10; translation: MATQKIRIRLKAFDHKLLDQSAEKIVETAKRTGAYVSGPIPLPTEKNIYTVLRSVHIDKDSREQFEMRTHKRLIDILDPSSKTVDALMRLDLPAGVDIEIKL